In Vigna radiata var. radiata cultivar VC1973A unplaced genomic scaffold, Vradiata_ver6 scaffold_283, whole genome shotgun sequence, one genomic interval encodes:
- the LOC106779468 gene encoding probable leucine-rich repeat receptor-like serine/threonine-protein kinase At3g14840 isoform X2: MARLTESVFGEDVAETLKSSLDPSSRLPPLMCDFSSFFSSLSIAMAATMNTTITSSQFFLILLLLPIFFIWLAFGGTLPENEVSVLKDIANTLGKKDWDFNVDPCNWTNQTIDNMISCNCHITNDTFCHIEKIALKSQSLQGVLPPQLNKLPYLQEIELSRNYISGSIPREWGSSNLQKMILEFNQLSGNLPSELGNLVLIKKLHLSSNNFTGPLPANLSRLTAMNECRISDNQFSGNIPDWLQNWTSLGQLHMLGSGLSGPIPPGISFPHLTDLRISDLNGPDSTFPPLENMKSLRTLILRSCNINDTFPQYLADLPKLKILDLSYNKLNGQVPRNLQQLSTAAYIYLTGNFFTGPVPQWTMDNNRSLDLSYNNFSVGNQEPRTCYQKNVNLFASFSRHNLGPVSCDSSNRNCTKKVTSLHINCGGNQTTIGGITYDEDIYPAGPAVYKQIGNNWALSNTGLFMDNDSLPQGQLPPYTTKNETRLDMTNAELYKNARVSPMSLSYYGFCLANGVYTVKLHFAEIMFTDDNTYSDLGRRVFDVYIQGKRVLKDFNIANEAQGVGKEVIKEFPAHVSDNDLEIRFYWAGKGTTYIPYKSVNGPLISAISVTYDGFSYSAGGTRTKEDSTGGMSAGVIVVIAVALVIVVILITVSLLRWRVFINGCCHLGSCWHSLVEGLRSNSNFRRHFGGNEHLSMEDFRDIELQTGIFTLHEIKVATNNFDISNKIGEGGFGPVYKGILPNGKPVAVKQLSSKSEQGTREFINEIGMISALQHPNLVKLYGCCAEGDQLLLVYEYMANNSLAHALFDSEDSHLKLNWATRKNICIGIARGLAFLHEETRLKVVHRDLKTSNVLLDEDLNPKISDFGLARLRVGENTHISTRIAGTWGYMAPEYAMHGYLTEKADVFSFGVVISEIVSGKRNTIRQSKGEAFYLLDWARLLNERGNIMELVDPKMNLYFNEDEVRLVVKVALHCTHVNSSYRPSMSSVLSMLEGRTMVPEFDSQCSEVMDEMKLEIMREYYSQMDENKTKNRRSLSLTKGVPWTDSSSTDTDINLAHLHPFA, encoded by the exons ATGGCAAGGTTGACTGAGTCTGTGTTTGGTGAAGACGTTGCAGAGACTTTAAAGTCTTCCCTGGACCCTTCTTCACGGCTTCCTCCTTTAATGTGTGATTTCTCATCATTCTTCTCTTCACTTTCCATTGCAATGGCAGCCACCATGAACACCACCATCACTTCCTCACAGTTCTTCCTCATTCTTTTACTCCTtccaattttcttcatttgGCTTGCTTTTGGGGGCACACTGCCAGAGAATGAAG TGTCAGTGCTGAAAGATATAGCTAACACACTTGGAAAGAAGGATTGGGACTTCAATGTGGATCCATGCAACTGGACCAACCAGACAATCGATAATATGATTTCCTGCAATTGCCATATAACCAATGACACCTTCTGCCATATTGAGAAAAT AGCTCTGAAATCACAGAGTCTTCAAGGCGTTCTCCCCCCACAATTGAACAAATTACCTTATCTCCAAGAAAT TGAACTCAGTCGTAACTACATTAGTGGTTCAATTCCTAGAGAATGGGGCTCCTCCAACCTTCAAAAAAT GATCCTTGAGTTCAATCAATTATCTGGAAATCTTCCTTCAGAACTCGGAAATCTTGTCCTCATTAAAAAACT TCATCTAAGCTCCAATAACTTCACTGGTCCACTGCCAGCAAATCTTTCGAGACTTACTGCAATGAACGAATG CCGAATAAGTGACAACCAGTTTTCTGGCAACATACCTGATTGGCTTCAAAATTGGACAAGTCTTGGTCAACT ACATATGCTAGGCTCTGGTTTGAGTGGACCAATTCCTCCTGGAATTTCATTTCCACACTTAACCGACTT GAGGATTAGTGACCTGAATGGACCTGATTCAACTTTTCCACCacttgaaaatatgaaaagtcTTCGTACTTT GATATTAAGGAGTTGCAATATCAATGACACATTTCCTCAGTATCTTGCAGACCTGccgaaattgaaaatttt AGACCTGAGCTATAACAAATTAAATGGACAAGTGCCAAGAAACCTTCAACAACTAAGTACAGCAGCCTACAT ATATTTAACAGGAAACTTCTTCACTGGACCGGTGCCTCAGTGGACAATGGACAATAACAGAAGTTT AGATCTTTCATATAACAACTTCAGTGTTGGAAACCAAGAGCCAAGAACATGCTACCAGAAAAATGT GAACTTGTTTGCAAGCTTCTCAAGGCATAACTT AGGACCAGTGTCTTGTGACAGCAGCAATAGAAACTGTACTAAAA AAGTTACATCTCTACATATAAATTGTGGTGGAAACCAGACTACTATTGGAGGTATAACATATGATGAAGATATATATCCTGCTGGACCAGCAGTATATAAACAAATTGGAAACAATTGGGCATTGAGCAACACAGGTCTCTTCATGGACAATGATAGTCTTCCTCAAGGACAGCTTCCACCCTATACCACAAAAAATGAAACTAGGCTTGACATGACTAATGCTGAATTATATAAGAATGCACGTGTTTCTCCTATGTCATTGAGTTATTATGGATTTTGTTTAGCAAATGGAGTCTACACAGTAAAGCTTCACTTTGCTGAGATAATGTTCACTGATGATAATACATACAGCGACTTAGGGAGGCGTGTGTTTGATGTATACATTCAG GGAAAGCGAGTGTTGAAAGATTTTAACATTGCAAATGAAGCCCAGGGAGTTGGGAAGGAAGTCATAAAAGAATTTCCTGCTCATGTGAGTGATAATGACCTGGAGATCCGCTTCTACTGGGCAGGCAAAGGGACAACCTATATCCCATATAAATCAGTAAATGGTCCTCTTATATCTGCCATTTCTGTCACATATGATGGGTTTTCAT ATTCTGCTGGTGGAACCAGAACAAAAGAAGACTCAACAGGTGGCATGTCTGCAGGAGTGATTGTTGTAATTGCAGTTGCATTGGTCATTGTTGTCATCTTGATTACTGTTAGCTTACTTCGTTGGAGGGTTTTCATTAATGGTTGTTGCCATCTTGGTTCTTGTTGGCATTCTTTGGTGGAGGGCTTAAGGTCAAACTCAAACTTCAGACGTCATTTTGGTGGAAATGAACATTTATCAATGGAAG ATTTCAGGGACATAGAATTGCAAACTGGTATATTTACCTTGCATGAAATCAAAGTTGCaacaaataattttgatatttccAATAAGATTGGAGAAGGAGGCTTCGGTCCTGTTTATAAG GGCATTCTGCCCAACGGCAAACCAGTAGCAGTTAAGCAACTTTCTTCTAAATCAGAGCAAGGAACCCGAGAGTTTATAAATGAGATTGGCATGATCTCTGCTCTGCAACATCCTAATCTTGTTAAACTTTATGGTTGTTGTGCTGAGGGTGATCAATTGTTGTTAGTGTATGAATATATGGCAAACAATAGCCTAGCACATGCTTTATTTG ACTCAGAAGATAGccatttaaaattgaattgggCAACAAGAAAAAACATTTGTATTGGCATTGCTAGAGGTTTAGCTTTCCTGCATGAAGAAACAAGACTGAAAGTAGTTCATAGAGACTTAAAGACCTCTAATGTGTTGCTTGATGAAGACCTAAACCCGAAGATATCTGATTTTGGTTTGGCCAGACTTCGTGTGGGGGAAAATACACACATAAGCACCAGAATTGCAGGCACTTG GGGATATATGGCTCCTGAGTATGCAATGCATGGTTATCTAACTGAAAAAgcagatgtttttagttttggaGTTGTTATCTCGGAAATTGTAAGTGGTAAGAGAAACACTATTCGGCAGTCAAAAGGGGAAGCTTTCTATCTTCTGGATTGG GCACGTTTGTTGAATGAGAGAGGTAACATAATGGAGCTAGTTGATCCAAAGatgaatttatatttcaatgaaGATGAGGTAAGGTTGGTTGTCAAAGTGGCTCTCCATTGCACCCATGTTAATTCAAGCTACAGGCCCTCTATGTCTTCAGTGCTAAGTATGCTTGAAGGCAGAACAATGGTCCCAGAGTTTGATTCACAGTGTAGTGAAGTGATGGATGAGATGAAGCTCGAGATAATGAGAGAGTATTACAGTCAAAtggatgaaaataaaacaaaaaacagaagAAGTTTGAGCTTAACAAAAGGTGTTCCATGGACTGATTCTTCTTCAACAGATACAGACATTAATTTGGCTCACCTTCATCCATTTGCTTGA
- the LOC106779468 gene encoding probable leucine-rich repeat receptor-like serine/threonine-protein kinase At3g14840 isoform X1 yields MARLTESVFGEDVAETLKSSLDPSSRLPPLMCDFSSFFSSLSIAMAATMNTTITSSQFFLILLLLPIFFIWLAFGGTLPENEVSVLKDIANTLGKKDWDFNVDPCNWTNQTIDNMISCNCHITNDTFCHIEKIALKSQSLQGVLPPQLNKLPYLQEIELSRNYISGSIPREWGSSNLQKISLLGNRLTGPIPNELGNLTNLTRLILEFNQLSGNLPSELGNLVLIKKLHLSSNNFTGPLPANLSRLTAMNECRISDNQFSGNIPDWLQNWTSLGQLHMLGSGLSGPIPPGISFPHLTDLRISDLNGPDSTFPPLENMKSLRTLILRSCNINDTFPQYLADLPKLKILDLSYNKLNGQVPRNLQQLSTAAYIYLTGNFFTGPVPQWTMDNNRSLDLSYNNFSVGNQEPRTCYQKNVNLFASFSRHNLGPVSCDSSNRNCTKKVTSLHINCGGNQTTIGGITYDEDIYPAGPAVYKQIGNNWALSNTGLFMDNDSLPQGQLPPYTTKNETRLDMTNAELYKNARVSPMSLSYYGFCLANGVYTVKLHFAEIMFTDDNTYSDLGRRVFDVYIQGKRVLKDFNIANEAQGVGKEVIKEFPAHVSDNDLEIRFYWAGKGTTYIPYKSVNGPLISAISVTYDGFSYSAGGTRTKEDSTGGMSAGVIVVIAVALVIVVILITVSLLRWRVFINGCCHLGSCWHSLVEGLRSNSNFRRHFGGNEHLSMEDFRDIELQTGIFTLHEIKVATNNFDISNKIGEGGFGPVYKGILPNGKPVAVKQLSSKSEQGTREFINEIGMISALQHPNLVKLYGCCAEGDQLLLVYEYMANNSLAHALFDSEDSHLKLNWATRKNICIGIARGLAFLHEETRLKVVHRDLKTSNVLLDEDLNPKISDFGLARLRVGENTHISTRIAGTWGYMAPEYAMHGYLTEKADVFSFGVVISEIVSGKRNTIRQSKGEAFYLLDWARLLNERGNIMELVDPKMNLYFNEDEVRLVVKVALHCTHVNSSYRPSMSSVLSMLEGRTMVPEFDSQCSEVMDEMKLEIMREYYSQMDENKTKNRRSLSLTKGVPWTDSSSTDTDINLAHLHPFA; encoded by the exons ATGGCAAGGTTGACTGAGTCTGTGTTTGGTGAAGACGTTGCAGAGACTTTAAAGTCTTCCCTGGACCCTTCTTCACGGCTTCCTCCTTTAATGTGTGATTTCTCATCATTCTTCTCTTCACTTTCCATTGCAATGGCAGCCACCATGAACACCACCATCACTTCCTCACAGTTCTTCCTCATTCTTTTACTCCTtccaattttcttcatttgGCTTGCTTTTGGGGGCACACTGCCAGAGAATGAAG TGTCAGTGCTGAAAGATATAGCTAACACACTTGGAAAGAAGGATTGGGACTTCAATGTGGATCCATGCAACTGGACCAACCAGACAATCGATAATATGATTTCCTGCAATTGCCATATAACCAATGACACCTTCTGCCATATTGAGAAAAT AGCTCTGAAATCACAGAGTCTTCAAGGCGTTCTCCCCCCACAATTGAACAAATTACCTTATCTCCAAGAAAT TGAACTCAGTCGTAACTACATTAGTGGTTCAATTCCTAGAGAATGGGGCTCCTCCAACCTTCAAAAAAT TTCACTTCTTGGAAACAGACTAACTGGTCCAATACCAAATGAGCTGGGAAACCTCACCAATCTTACACGCTT GATCCTTGAGTTCAATCAATTATCTGGAAATCTTCCTTCAGAACTCGGAAATCTTGTCCTCATTAAAAAACT TCATCTAAGCTCCAATAACTTCACTGGTCCACTGCCAGCAAATCTTTCGAGACTTACTGCAATGAACGAATG CCGAATAAGTGACAACCAGTTTTCTGGCAACATACCTGATTGGCTTCAAAATTGGACAAGTCTTGGTCAACT ACATATGCTAGGCTCTGGTTTGAGTGGACCAATTCCTCCTGGAATTTCATTTCCACACTTAACCGACTT GAGGATTAGTGACCTGAATGGACCTGATTCAACTTTTCCACCacttgaaaatatgaaaagtcTTCGTACTTT GATATTAAGGAGTTGCAATATCAATGACACATTTCCTCAGTATCTTGCAGACCTGccgaaattgaaaatttt AGACCTGAGCTATAACAAATTAAATGGACAAGTGCCAAGAAACCTTCAACAACTAAGTACAGCAGCCTACAT ATATTTAACAGGAAACTTCTTCACTGGACCGGTGCCTCAGTGGACAATGGACAATAACAGAAGTTT AGATCTTTCATATAACAACTTCAGTGTTGGAAACCAAGAGCCAAGAACATGCTACCAGAAAAATGT GAACTTGTTTGCAAGCTTCTCAAGGCATAACTT AGGACCAGTGTCTTGTGACAGCAGCAATAGAAACTGTACTAAAA AAGTTACATCTCTACATATAAATTGTGGTGGAAACCAGACTACTATTGGAGGTATAACATATGATGAAGATATATATCCTGCTGGACCAGCAGTATATAAACAAATTGGAAACAATTGGGCATTGAGCAACACAGGTCTCTTCATGGACAATGATAGTCTTCCTCAAGGACAGCTTCCACCCTATACCACAAAAAATGAAACTAGGCTTGACATGACTAATGCTGAATTATATAAGAATGCACGTGTTTCTCCTATGTCATTGAGTTATTATGGATTTTGTTTAGCAAATGGAGTCTACACAGTAAAGCTTCACTTTGCTGAGATAATGTTCACTGATGATAATACATACAGCGACTTAGGGAGGCGTGTGTTTGATGTATACATTCAG GGAAAGCGAGTGTTGAAAGATTTTAACATTGCAAATGAAGCCCAGGGAGTTGGGAAGGAAGTCATAAAAGAATTTCCTGCTCATGTGAGTGATAATGACCTGGAGATCCGCTTCTACTGGGCAGGCAAAGGGACAACCTATATCCCATATAAATCAGTAAATGGTCCTCTTATATCTGCCATTTCTGTCACATATGATGGGTTTTCAT ATTCTGCTGGTGGAACCAGAACAAAAGAAGACTCAACAGGTGGCATGTCTGCAGGAGTGATTGTTGTAATTGCAGTTGCATTGGTCATTGTTGTCATCTTGATTACTGTTAGCTTACTTCGTTGGAGGGTTTTCATTAATGGTTGTTGCCATCTTGGTTCTTGTTGGCATTCTTTGGTGGAGGGCTTAAGGTCAAACTCAAACTTCAGACGTCATTTTGGTGGAAATGAACATTTATCAATGGAAG ATTTCAGGGACATAGAATTGCAAACTGGTATATTTACCTTGCATGAAATCAAAGTTGCaacaaataattttgatatttccAATAAGATTGGAGAAGGAGGCTTCGGTCCTGTTTATAAG GGCATTCTGCCCAACGGCAAACCAGTAGCAGTTAAGCAACTTTCTTCTAAATCAGAGCAAGGAACCCGAGAGTTTATAAATGAGATTGGCATGATCTCTGCTCTGCAACATCCTAATCTTGTTAAACTTTATGGTTGTTGTGCTGAGGGTGATCAATTGTTGTTAGTGTATGAATATATGGCAAACAATAGCCTAGCACATGCTTTATTTG ACTCAGAAGATAGccatttaaaattgaattgggCAACAAGAAAAAACATTTGTATTGGCATTGCTAGAGGTTTAGCTTTCCTGCATGAAGAAACAAGACTGAAAGTAGTTCATAGAGACTTAAAGACCTCTAATGTGTTGCTTGATGAAGACCTAAACCCGAAGATATCTGATTTTGGTTTGGCCAGACTTCGTGTGGGGGAAAATACACACATAAGCACCAGAATTGCAGGCACTTG GGGATATATGGCTCCTGAGTATGCAATGCATGGTTATCTAACTGAAAAAgcagatgtttttagttttggaGTTGTTATCTCGGAAATTGTAAGTGGTAAGAGAAACACTATTCGGCAGTCAAAAGGGGAAGCTTTCTATCTTCTGGATTGG GCACGTTTGTTGAATGAGAGAGGTAACATAATGGAGCTAGTTGATCCAAAGatgaatttatatttcaatgaaGATGAGGTAAGGTTGGTTGTCAAAGTGGCTCTCCATTGCACCCATGTTAATTCAAGCTACAGGCCCTCTATGTCTTCAGTGCTAAGTATGCTTGAAGGCAGAACAATGGTCCCAGAGTTTGATTCACAGTGTAGTGAAGTGATGGATGAGATGAAGCTCGAGATAATGAGAGAGTATTACAGTCAAAtggatgaaaataaaacaaaaaacagaagAAGTTTGAGCTTAACAAAAGGTGTTCCATGGACTGATTCTTCTTCAACAGATACAGACATTAATTTGGCTCACCTTCATCCATTTGCTTGA